In Crinalium epipsammum PCC 9333, the following are encoded in one genomic region:
- a CDS encoding type IV pilus twitching motility protein PilT, producing the protein MPEPQRPPLSPPPPPPRVPPAPPPRPGFVGDIPAAAGNRMPPPGMQIPSTPRPGAVASPPPASATAQRASAPPVATPAAAAQKQSRGLGPSPGHPTLEHLIREANEKGFSDLHLGVGEIPRFRNRGEIETTEYPETDNQTFMSWLHEVLTDEEISRFQETLDFDGATQYDFARVRINLLESLNGPAMVLRLIPLKILTMEQLRLPPVFRDICHYHKGLILVTGPTGSGKSTTMAAMVDYINKEMPKHIITIEDPIEFIHKSRKSLIRHREVGMHTLKFDNALKAALREDPDLILVGEMRDKETVNTALKAAQTGHLVMGTLHTNSAVKTIERILNLYSAEEQSAMRVAIAESLVGVIAQGLCRTTDGKRAAFHDVLINTETVKDYIRDGKNDEISTIMADNEFDGMITMNKSLFNLYQEGRITEEVALEMSPTQNEMAMMLRGRV; encoded by the coding sequence ATGCCAGAACCACAGCGTCCGCCCCTCTCACCACCACCACCACCACCACGAGTTCCACCTGCACCACCACCACGACCTGGTTTTGTTGGTGATATACCTGCTGCTGCTGGTAACAGAATGCCGCCTCCAGGTATGCAAATTCCCTCTACCCCCCGACCTGGTGCTGTAGCATCGCCTCCTCCAGCAAGTGCGACAGCACAAAGAGCAAGTGCGCCTCCAGTAGCAACTCCTGCTGCCGCAGCACAGAAACAAAGCAGGGGCTTAGGACCATCCCCTGGACATCCCACATTAGAACACCTCATCAGAGAAGCTAATGAAAAAGGATTTTCTGACCTCCACCTGGGCGTAGGAGAAATTCCTCGCTTTCGCAATCGTGGGGAAATTGAAACAACTGAGTATCCTGAGACGGATAATCAGACATTTATGAGTTGGTTACATGAAGTACTGACTGATGAAGAAATTAGTCGTTTCCAAGAAACCTTAGATTTTGACGGTGCTACACAGTACGACTTTGCCCGTGTACGGATAAATCTCTTAGAGTCCCTCAACGGTCCAGCAATGGTGTTGCGGTTAATTCCATTGAAAATTTTGACAATGGAGCAATTGCGCTTGCCACCTGTTTTCAGGGATATCTGTCATTATCATAAAGGCTTGATATTAGTTACAGGACCAACAGGTTCAGGTAAGTCTACTACGATGGCAGCGATGGTGGACTACATCAATAAAGAGATGCCTAAGCACATCATCACCATTGAAGACCCAATTGAATTTATTCACAAAAGCCGCAAATCTCTAATTAGGCATAGAGAAGTGGGTATGCACACTTTGAAGTTTGACAATGCCCTAAAAGCTGCCTTGCGGGAAGACCCAGATTTGATCCTAGTGGGGGAAATGCGGGATAAGGAGACAGTAAATACTGCGCTCAAAGCCGCCCAAACTGGTCACTTGGTTATGGGAACCCTACACACAAACAGCGCGGTGAAAACAATTGAGCGTATTCTCAACTTGTATTCAGCAGAAGAGCAGAGTGCTATGCGAGTTGCTATAGCTGAATCACTTGTAGGAGTGATTGCCCAAGGTTTGTGTCGTACAACTGATGGAAAGCGTGCTGCTTTCCACGATGTTCTAATTAATACTGAAACTGTGAAGGATTACATTAGGGATGGCAAAAATGACGAAATATCAACAATTATGGCTGATAACGAATTTGATGGCATGATTACCATGAATAAGTCTCTATTTAACTTGTATCAAGAAGGACGAATTACAGAAGAAGTAGCATTAGAAATGTCGCCTACCCAGAATGAAATGGCAATGATGTTGCGTGGTCGGGTTTAA
- the wecB gene encoding non-hydrolyzing UDP-N-acetylglucosamine 2-epimerase, with product MTAIPIQVCITLGTRPEAIKLAPVIEQFQQSGDFDTQVILTGQHREMVEQVMQLFGLSANQDLEIMQHQQTLTDITCRSLQGLENVFKQLQPQLVIVQGDTTTAFAASLAAFYQKIPVGHVEAGLRTDNLFNPYPEEANRRLISQLSQLNFAPTSLAVEHLKSSGVTGEVHQTGNTVIDALLSVAKRQPECKIPGLNWDEYRVILATVHRRENWGEPLKDIAEGFNLILDKFPDTALLLPLHRNPTVREPLQAALGKHPRVFLTEPLDYAELVGAIQRCYLLLTDSGGVQEEAPSLGKPVLVLRETTERPEAVAAGTAKLVGTNPNQILTEASKLLSDISAYQEMATAINPFGDGHAAERILQIVKNYFQIRN from the coding sequence ATGACAGCAATTCCAATCCAAGTTTGTATTACACTGGGAACCCGCCCTGAAGCTATTAAACTAGCACCAGTCATTGAACAGTTCCAGCAATCCGGTGATTTTGATACCCAAGTGATTTTAACGGGTCAGCATCGAGAAATGGTAGAGCAGGTGATGCAGCTATTTGGGCTGAGTGCTAACCAAGATTTAGAAATTATGCAACATCAGCAAACCCTGACAGATATTACCTGTCGGAGTTTGCAGGGGTTAGAAAATGTATTTAAGCAGTTACAACCTCAGTTAGTAATAGTGCAGGGTGATACAACCACTGCTTTTGCGGCATCATTGGCAGCTTTTTACCAAAAAATACCAGTTGGTCATGTGGAAGCTGGTTTACGCACAGATAATTTATTTAATCCTTATCCAGAAGAAGCTAATCGTCGCTTAATCTCTCAGTTAAGTCAGCTAAACTTTGCGCCGACATCCCTAGCAGTAGAACATCTCAAAAGTTCAGGGGTTACTGGTGAAGTTCATCAAACTGGTAATACAGTTATTGATGCTTTGCTATCAGTTGCGAAACGCCAACCTGAATGTAAAATACCTGGCTTAAATTGGGACGAGTATCGAGTAATTCTAGCTACTGTGCATCGGCGAGAAAATTGGGGCGAACCGCTAAAGGATATTGCAGAGGGATTTAACTTAATTTTAGATAAATTTCCTGATACTGCTTTATTGCTGCCTCTACATCGTAATCCAACAGTTAGGGAACCACTACAAGCAGCTTTAGGTAAGCACCCCAGAGTTTTTTTAACAGAACCTTTGGATTATGCGGAATTAGTGGGAGCAATTCAAAGGTGTTATTTATTGTTAACAGATTCAGGGGGCGTACAGGAGGAAGCGCCAAGTTTAGGTAAACCAGTTTTAGTATTGCGTGAAACTACGGAAAGACCAGAAGCAGTTGCAGCAGGGACAGCTAAGTTAGTAGGCACAAATCCAAATCAGATTTTAACTGAGGCAAGTAAGCTATTGAGTGATATATCTGCATATCAAGAAATGGCAACAGCTATTAATCCGTTTGGAGATGGTCATGCAGCCGAAAGAATTTTACAAATTGTGAAAAATTATTTTCAAATTAGGAACTAG
- a CDS encoding WD40 repeat domain-containing protein — MKKFPWKALITVAIIAVIPGLLSNPSSSQPNNLISQSKSKAQLIYTLNAHKDRVSELAISPDGKKLISGSRDGTIKVWNLSTGKVLNTISASSEGITSLVVSPDGQIVASGDIDSTIKVWSLRTGELISVLKGHSQGVEAVAISLDGRTLVSGSDDRTIKVWNLSSGKLLYTLRGHADYISSLAISSNGKFLVSGNGSSANEHIKIWNLSTGKLLHTLKHQPVVASLGITPDNKTLISGGFGQLVHKTNSINTIKLWDLATGKLLRDFEENTSSVTSLVLTPDGKTLICGDFDGKIKFWDWRTGKLLLTLPGKNSVVESVFVSRDGKMLASSSENIIRIWRLSQQAVIK, encoded by the coding sequence ATGAAAAAATTTCCTTGGAAAGCCTTAATAACAGTTGCTATTATCGCTGTAATTCCTGGGCTACTATCCAATCCTTCTAGTTCTCAACCTAATAATTTAATCAGTCAATCTAAATCAAAGGCTCAATTAATTTACACACTGAATGCTCATAAGGATAGAGTTTCAGAACTGGCTATTAGTCCTGATGGAAAGAAGCTGATTAGTGGTAGTAGGGATGGAACAATTAAAGTTTGGAATTTGAGTACTGGTAAAGTACTTAATACTATTTCTGCTAGTTCAGAAGGAATCACATCTCTTGTTGTAAGCCCTGACGGACAAATCGTTGCTAGTGGAGATATTGATAGCACAATTAAAGTTTGGAGTTTACGCACTGGAGAATTGATTAGTGTTTTAAAAGGACATTCACAAGGAGTTGAGGCAGTTGCTATCAGTCTTGATGGAAGAACATTAGTTAGTGGCAGTGATGACCGTACTATTAAAGTTTGGAACTTATCTTCTGGAAAACTGCTTTATACTTTAAGGGGTCATGCAGACTATATTAGTAGTCTCGCCATCAGTTCTAATGGAAAATTTCTTGTTAGTGGTAATGGTAGCTCTGCAAATGAGCATATTAAGATATGGAATCTATCTACTGGCAAACTGCTTCATACTCTAAAACATCAACCTGTAGTTGCTTCATTAGGAATTACTCCCGATAATAAGACGCTTATTAGTGGAGGTTTTGGGCAACTTGTTCATAAAACTAATTCAATTAACACAATTAAATTGTGGGATTTAGCTACAGGTAAACTGTTGCGGGATTTTGAAGAAAATACAAGTTCAGTTACTTCGCTCGTATTAACTCCAGATGGAAAAACTTTAATATGTGGAGATTTTGATGGCAAAATTAAGTTTTGGGATTGGCGTACTGGCAAATTACTTTTAACTTTGCCAGGTAAAAATAGTGTGGTTGAGTCAGTGTTTGTTAGTCGTGATGGGAAGATGCTTGCTAGTAGTAGTGAGAACATAATTAGAATTTGGCGACTGTCTCAACAAGCAGTTATTAAGTAA
- a CDS encoding DUF29 domain-containing protein gives MSTDLENISIKGKNLYEQDYYLWLETLANQIRSGNFDALDWENLLEELENFGRSEKNALKSRLAVLLLHLLKYQYQPSHRSNSWLCTINEQRRQINFVLEDSPSLQSYLTDIFEKCYTVARRDAASETGLFINIFPKEVPFTIEDTVNFDWLPE, from the coding sequence ATGAGTACCGACTTAGAAAATATATCTATTAAGGGAAAAAATCTTTATGAGCAGGATTATTACTTATGGCTGGAGACTCTAGCAAATCAAATTCGGTCTGGTAATTTTGACGCGCTTGATTGGGAAAATTTACTAGAGGAACTAGAAAACTTTGGAAGGTCGGAGAAAAACGCTCTTAAAAGTCGCTTGGCTGTGTTATTGCTGCACCTGCTAAAATACCAATATCAACCAAGTCACCGCTCTAATAGCTGGTTATGTACTATTAATGAACAGCGCCGTCAAATTAATTTTGTTTTAGAAGATAGCCCATCTCTTCAGTCTTATTTAACAGATATTTTTGAGAAATGCTACACAGTTGCTCGTCGTGATGCTGCTTCTGAAACGGGATTATTTATTAATATTTTTCCAAAGGAAGTACCATTTACAATTGAAGATACTGTTAATTTTGATTGGTTGCCTGAGTAA
- a CDS encoding NAD(P)H-quinone oxidoreductase subunit 4, translated as MNTANFPWLTFIILFPIAASLLLPVIPDKDGKTVRWYALIVGLIDFAIIVYTFYTQFDFANPNLQLVESYPWVPQLDLNWSVGVDGLSMPLVILTGFITTLAMLAAWPVTLKPKLFYFLMLAMYGGQVAVFAVQDMLLFFLVWELELIPVYLLLSIWGGKKRLYAATKFILYTAGGSLFILVAALAMAFYGDTVTFDMRAIAAKNYAVNFQLWMYGALLIAYAVKLPIFPLHTWLPDAHGEATAPVHMLLAGILLKMGGYALIRMNAGMLPDAHALFAPVLVILGVTNIIYAALTSFAQRNLKRKIAYSSISHMGFVIIGFASFTDLGLSGAVLQMVSHGLIGASLFFLVGATYDRTHTLMLDEMGGVGQKMRKMFSMWTVCAMASLALPGMSGFVAELMVFVGFATSDAYNPTFKVIVVFLAAVGVILTPIYLLSMLREIFYGPENKELVEHEALIDAEPREIFIIACLLIPIIGVGLYPKLLTQIYDSTTLKMTERLRASVPSLVQKQQPTSAPPLAMSMQAPKIGDR; from the coding sequence ATGAATACAGCTAATTTTCCTTGGCTGACTTTTATAATTTTGTTTCCAATAGCCGCGTCGCTATTGCTTCCAGTCATACCAGATAAAGACGGCAAGACTGTACGCTGGTATGCCTTAATCGTCGGACTGATCGACTTTGCTATCATTGTTTACACTTTCTATACCCAGTTCGACTTTGCTAACCCTAATTTGCAGCTTGTAGAAAGCTACCCCTGGGTTCCTCAGCTAGATTTGAATTGGTCAGTGGGTGTTGATGGCTTATCAATGCCGTTGGTAATTCTTACTGGCTTTATTACTACGCTGGCAATGTTAGCAGCTTGGCCTGTAACTCTTAAGCCAAAGCTGTTTTATTTTTTGATGCTGGCAATGTACGGCGGTCAAGTTGCTGTATTTGCAGTACAGGATATGCTGCTGTTTTTCCTTGTTTGGGAACTAGAATTAATTCCGGTTTACCTACTACTCTCAATCTGGGGCGGTAAGAAGCGGCTATATGCAGCTACTAAGTTTATTTTGTACACCGCAGGTGGTTCGCTGTTTATTCTAGTTGCTGCCTTAGCAATGGCGTTTTACGGCGATACAGTCACCTTTGATATGAGAGCGATCGCAGCTAAGAATTATGCCGTCAATTTCCAACTTTGGATGTATGGTGCATTACTAATTGCTTACGCTGTCAAACTGCCTATCTTCCCCCTACACACTTGGCTACCAGATGCCCATGGTGAAGCCACCGCGCCCGTGCATATGTTACTGGCAGGAATTTTGCTCAAAATGGGTGGTTACGCCTTAATTCGCATGAACGCTGGGATGCTTCCCGATGCTCATGCCTTGTTTGCCCCAGTATTAGTAATTCTTGGCGTTACTAATATCATCTACGCTGCCCTAACTTCCTTTGCTCAACGAAACCTAAAGCGCAAAATTGCTTACTCTTCCATTTCCCACATGGGGTTTGTAATTATCGGTTTTGCTTCGTTTACCGATTTAGGGTTAAGCGGTGCAGTATTACAAATGGTTTCTCACGGATTAATTGGGGCAAGTTTGTTCTTTTTAGTCGGCGCTACTTATGACCGCACCCACACCCTGATGCTAGATGAAATGGGCGGAGTCGGTCAGAAAATGCGGAAGATGTTTTCCATGTGGACAGTTTGTGCTATGGCATCTTTAGCACTTCCAGGAATGAGCGGTTTCGTAGCAGAATTGATGGTATTTGTAGGTTTTGCTACCAGCGATGCTTATAACCCTACGTTTAAAGTAATCGTTGTTTTCCTAGCTGCTGTCGGAGTAATTTTGACTCCTATTTACCTGCTGTCAATGCTGCGGGAAATTTTCTATGGCCCAGAAAACAAAGAGTTAGTTGAACACGAAGCTTTAATAGATGCCGAACCAAGAGAGATATTTATTATCGCTTGTCTGTTGATCCCCATTATTGGGGTTGGTTTATATCCCAAGCTACTAACTCAGATTTATGATTCCACAACCTTGAAAATGACAGAAAGATTGCGGGCATCAGTACCAAGTTTGGTACAGAAACAACAACCGACATCTGCACCACCTTTAGCAATGTCTATGCAAGCACCAAAAATAGGCGATCGCTAA